The Pontibacter sp. SGAir0037 DNA segment TTCTGGCTTTCGTTTTTATCCTGATAGGCTATTCTTCTTATATGATGATCCCGATCAGGTCGTCTTATAACCCTACTATTGATGAGAATGACCCGCAGGATATCCTAAGCTTTGTGGCGTATCTGAAGCGTGAGCAGTACGGTGATCGTCCCTTGCTATATGGCCCGCAATATAACGCGCAGCCTATAGAGCAGGTAGAAGGGGCGCCCCGTTACATCAAAGGCAAAGACAAGTACATTAATACCGGCAATAAGTTAGAAAGCGTGTATGCCAGTAAAGATAAAACCTTGCTGCCGCGTATCTACAGTGACCAGCCGCAGCATTTGCAGGAATACAAAAAATGGATTGACTTGCGCGAAGGGCAGATGCCTACTTTTGGGCAAAACTTAAGCTTCCTGTTCCGTTACCAGCTGGGGCACATGTACTGGCGCTACTTCCTGTGGAACTTTGTTGGCCGCGAGAGCGATGTGCAGCAGGCCGGAGTTCTATGGTTTGGGAAAAATGAGAACGGGCTTCCGGCCAGAATTGCTAACAACCAGGCGCGAAACTGCTTTTATTTGCTGCCGCTTATTGTAGGTATACTGGGACTCATCTATCAGGCTCGTAAAAATGAACGCGATGCTTTTATTATCGGGCTTTTGTTCTTCTTTACCGGTATTGCCATTGCGCTGTACCTGAACCAGCCGCCTATTGAGCCACGGGAAAGGGATTATACTTTTGCCGGATCGTTTTATGCCTTTAGTATTTGGATTGGCTTAGGTGTGCTGGGGCTGGCGGACCTGCTGGGTAAAATAATAGCTAACCGGTCGCTTCAGTCTGCTATAGCGGTGGTGGTTTGTTTGGCAGCGCCTACCATTCTGGCAGCAGAGGGCTGGGACGACCACGACCGTTCTAACCGCTATCACTCCGTAGATTCGGCTAAGAACCTGTTAGACTCCTGTGCGCCTAATGCCATATTGTTTACAAATGGCGATAATGATACCTTCCCGCTCTGGTATGTGCAGGAGGTAGAAGGATACAGAACCGATGTAAGGGTGGCCGTTCTGAGCTACCTGAACACAGACTGGTATATCGATCAGATGAAGCGCCCTTCTTACCTGTCGCAGCCCTGGCCTTTATCTCTGGAAAACGAAAACTATAGGCAAGGCACCAACGATTACCTGCCATTTGTAGAGAAGCCGCAGGTGGCATCGGGTATGGACCTGGTACAGTTCATCAGCCTGGTGAAGCAGAAGCACCCGGTACTACAGGAGGTGTTTGGTTCTGGCACCACGTTAACGACAATGCCTACAAAGAACTTCTTCCTGAAAATTGATAAGCAGAAAGTTGCTGACATGGGCTTTGTATCAGCCAATAAGCAAAATGAAATCGTAGACAGAATGCAGTGGACTATTAACAAGTCGCTGATCGAGAAGAAACACCTGATTATACTGGACCTGCTGGCAACAAACAACTGGGAACGCCCCGTGTACTTCTCTACTACTGTTAACAGTGCAGACTACATGGGCTTATCGGAGTACTTCCAGCTAGAAGGTTTAACAACGCGCATAGTACCTGTAAGGTCTGGTGGCGACGAAGATTCTCCTGCTAATATAAACCAGGAGGTAATGTATGAGAACATGATGAAGAAGTTCAGCTTCCGTGGTTTCAGCGATCCTAGTATTTACCACGATGAGAACTACTACAGGTTTGCAGCCAATGCCCGTGATAAATTTGCGAAGCTGGCGGCATCTTATTTAGAGCAGGGTAATACAGCCAGAGCAAAAGAAATAATTGACCACTGCTTTACACAACTGCCTGTAGAAACGGTGCCATACGATTACTATACGCCTCAGTTTATCTCCATGATGGCTGAAATAGGTGAAGAAGACAGGGCCAAGCAATTATTAGAAGCGATGGCTGCGAATTCAAAAACGGCCGTAGACTATTACCTGACGAAAGGCGCCTTGTTTGACATGGAGATTCAGACAAACCTGTATGTACTGCAGCAACTGATGGGAGAAGCACAGGCTATAGGTATGGACGAACGTGCTGCGCAGATTCAGCAGGATCTAATGGGGTACTTGCAGCGTATTCGCCGCTAAACAAAAAACGATTCGAATAAGTAATAATGCCAGGCTACAACCTGGCATTATAGTTTAATACAATCTGGTAGCGATGAAACATACAGCTAATCTAACCCTTGCTTTCCTGTGCCTGCTCTGTTCGTGTGGAGGCCCCATGTTTGATAGCCAGATGGATCAGTATACAGGTTTTAAGCCTGTAAAATCTGAAATTATACTGAACCACGATTTTAATGCTGCAAATGACTCCCTCTTTCTGTACTTTAAGGTAGAAGATGTAAGGCAGGTGATGGACCTGTCGGAAGAAGTGTTTCGGTTTGATTATGCAGTGAGAAAAGGAGAAGGCAGAGAGGCTGTAACAAGTGCGATAAAGCTATTAAAACGAACAACAGAACAGGAAGCGGTGTATCTTACCTTTGCTCTGCCGCAGGAGTCGTTTTCCGCAGGTGATGCCTTTCAGCTTAGGGCCTGGCAGACGTCGGAAGGGCAGGAGCGAGTTGTTTTATCTGAAAACATAACGCTCCGCAAAGAGATGCTGCAAAAGGATTACCTGTTAACAAAGGCAGGTACAGGTAAGCCTTTGTTTCAAACGTATCTCAATGCATCAGAGCAAGTTGTTGTGGTACAGGAAGATACTTCGAAAACCATCGAATTACAGCACCTGAACGCCGATTTTCCGCCTGCTTTACCGCCAATGGCTGTTAGCCAGGAGCAGCAGGTTCCCCGAACCTTGAAAATTACGAAGAAGCTGCATTTTTCTTCTGGCGATACCATTCGTTTTGAGGAACCCGGACTTTACCTAGTAAATGCCTCGCCTGGTTCTGCCACTGGCATACTGGTGCGGCCGGAGAAGTTTCCTTTGCTTACCACAGCCGATGAACTCATTCAGCCACTCATCTATATGACTACTTCCACTGAGCGGAGAGCCTTGTATAATGCAGCAGATCCGAAGGCGGCAGTAGATGAATTCTGGCTCAGAACAGCCAAAGACAAAAGTATAGCGCGAGAGTTAATTCGTGTTTTTTACAGTAGAGTAGAAGCGGCCAATAAGGCCTTTACGTCTCATAAAAGTGGTTGGGCGACAGATAGAGGTATGATCTATATTATCTTCGGGCAGCCAGATGTAGTAAATCAATCGGGAGATGTATTAACCTGGACCTATCGCGAAACGAATACAAGTCCTTACCTTAAATTC contains these protein-coding regions:
- a CDS encoding DUF2723 domain-containing protein, with the protein product MMDYRRINNLVGWIVFLIATTVYVLTLEPVASFWDAGEFIACSYKLLVPHPPGAPLYLLLGRIFSLFASDASQVAWWVNLLSALASSFTVLFLFWTITILARKLLVKEGEAVTTGNLLLIMASGAVGALAYTFTDSAWFSAVEAEVYAMSSFFTAIVFWAMLRWEQRVGHAYSDKWLILIAYLVGLSIGAHLLNLVTIPALGFIYYFRLYKPSWKGGIIAFAVSAVIVVAILWGIIPGLPSLAGNIEVFFVNSLGLPFGSGIIFFVILLVAAIVIGLRYSIKNQNRILNTAVLAFVFILIGYSSYMMIPIRSSYNPTIDENDPQDILSFVAYLKREQYGDRPLLYGPQYNAQPIEQVEGAPRYIKGKDKYINTGNKLESVYASKDKTLLPRIYSDQPQHLQEYKKWIDLREGQMPTFGQNLSFLFRYQLGHMYWRYFLWNFVGRESDVQQAGVLWFGKNENGLPARIANNQARNCFYLLPLIVGILGLIYQARKNERDAFIIGLLFFFTGIAIALYLNQPPIEPRERDYTFAGSFYAFSIWIGLGVLGLADLLGKIIANRSLQSAIAVVVCLAAPTILAAEGWDDHDRSNRYHSVDSAKNLLDSCAPNAILFTNGDNDTFPLWYVQEVEGYRTDVRVAVLSYLNTDWYIDQMKRPSYLSQPWPLSLENENYRQGTNDYLPFVEKPQVASGMDLVQFISLVKQKHPVLQEVFGSGTTLTTMPTKNFFLKIDKQKVADMGFVSANKQNEIVDRMQWTINKSLIEKKHLIILDLLATNNWERPVYFSTTVNSADYMGLSEYFQLEGLTTRIVPVRSGGDEDSPANINQEVMYENMMKKFSFRGFSDPSIYHDENYYRFAANARDKFAKLAASYLEQGNTARAKEIIDHCFTQLPVETVPYDYYTPQFISMMAEIGEEDRAKQLLEAMAANSKTAVDYYLTKGALFDMEIQTNLYVLQQLMGEAQAIGMDERAAQIQQDLMGYLQRIRR
- a CDS encoding GWxTD domain-containing protein, which translates into the protein MKHTANLTLAFLCLLCSCGGPMFDSQMDQYTGFKPVKSEIILNHDFNAANDSLFLYFKVEDVRQVMDLSEEVFRFDYAVRKGEGREAVTSAIKLLKRTTEQEAVYLTFALPQESFSAGDAFQLRAWQTSEGQERVVLSENITLRKEMLQKDYLLTKAGTGKPLFQTYLNASEQVVVVQEDTSKTIELQHLNADFPPALPPMAVSQEQQVPRTLKITKKLHFSSGDTIRFEEPGLYLVNASPGSATGILVRPEKFPLLTTADELIQPLIYMTTSTERRALYNAADPKAAVDEFWLRTAKDKSIARELIRVFYSRVEAANKAFTSHKSGWATDRGMIYIIFGQPDVVNQSGDVLTWTYRETNTSPYLKFVFNKKQNNFTENHYELVRRRDYEESWYSTVAKWRAGVTDI